In a genomic window of Xylophilus rhododendri:
- a CDS encoding EAL domain-containing protein: MADTSPSSCQGCRNGAELFPFTMAFQPVVDLPRRVVYAHEALVRGPEGQGAYSILSQVGPDNRYAFDQACRVKAIELAARLQMSSKLSINFLPNAVYRAEACIRLTLATAEQHGFPVENIIFELTEDERSKDLVHLESIFTEYRRRGFITAIDDFGAGFAGFEFLAAFQPDVIKLDMSLVRGIDGNRVKRSIVAAMVGLCSELKIRTVAEGVETREELRVLTDLGLEFFQGYLFARPGLECLPEVDWSAAG; the protein is encoded by the coding sequence ATGGCCGATACCAGTCCCAGCAGCTGCCAGGGTTGTCGTAATGGAGCCGAGCTGTTCCCCTTCACCATGGCCTTCCAGCCCGTGGTCGACCTGCCCAGGCGCGTGGTGTATGCCCATGAAGCGCTGGTGCGCGGGCCCGAAGGGCAGGGCGCCTATTCCATCCTGTCGCAGGTCGGGCCGGACAACCGCTATGCCTTCGACCAGGCATGCCGCGTCAAGGCCATCGAGCTGGCGGCGCGGCTGCAGATGAGCTCCAAGCTCAGCATCAATTTCCTGCCCAATGCCGTCTACCGTGCGGAAGCCTGCATCCGGCTGACCCTGGCGACGGCCGAGCAACACGGCTTTCCGGTCGAGAACATCATCTTCGAACTCACCGAAGACGAGCGCTCCAAGGACCTGGTGCACCTGGAGTCGATCTTCACCGAATACCGAAGGCGCGGCTTCATCACGGCCATCGACGATTTCGGCGCGGGCTTTGCCGGCTTCGAATTCCTGGCCGCCTTCCAGCCCGATGTCATCAAGCTGGACATGAGCCTGGTGCGCGGCATCGACGGCAACCGCGTGAAGCGGTCCATCGTCGCGGCCATGGTCGGGCTCTGCTCGGAACTGAAGATCCGTACCGTGGCCGAAGGCGTGGAGACCCGCGAGGAATTGCGTGTGCTGACGGATCTGGGCCTGGAGTTCTTCCAGGGCTATCTGTTCGCCAGGCCCGGACTCGAATGCCTGCCCGAGGTGGACTGGAGCGCGGCGGGCTAG
- a CDS encoding Bug family tripartite tricarboxylate transporter substrate binding protein yields the protein MNFHPTRRSALQFLAAGMAAAALPAFAQWPDKPIKIIVTFPPGGSSDVLARLMAEQLAKKLGQPVVVDNKPGAGGTIGGAQVAAAAPDGYTLMLSNTTPIALGPFALEKQPYDPVAAFTNIAYLGAAPLVIMASKPSGIKTYADFVALARKEGHMDFGSGGPGSIGHIHGELLKKTTGLNMVHVPYRGGAPMTTDLIANTIPLGIDVITSYVPFFKSGQLVPLAVTGTQRSPLMPEVPTIVELKQPSLVLENFFGLAGPAKLPAEVVARLNAACNEVLVMPEIQQKLTELGIVAKPETPAMFNDFVRDQVAVLGPTVKGAGIRL from the coding sequence ATGAACTTCCATCCGACACGACGCTCCGCACTGCAATTCCTGGCCGCCGGCATGGCCGCCGCCGCCCTGCCTGCATTCGCCCAATGGCCGGACAAGCCGATCAAGATCATCGTGACCTTCCCCCCGGGCGGATCCAGCGACGTGCTGGCCCGGCTGATGGCCGAGCAGCTGGCCAAGAAGCTGGGCCAGCCGGTCGTCGTCGACAACAAGCCCGGTGCCGGCGGCACCATCGGCGGCGCGCAGGTGGCGGCCGCGGCGCCGGACGGCTACACCCTGATGCTGTCCAACACCACGCCGATCGCCCTCGGCCCCTTCGCGCTGGAGAAGCAGCCCTACGATCCGGTGGCGGCCTTCACCAACATCGCCTACCTGGGCGCGGCGCCGCTGGTCATCATGGCCAGCAAGCCATCGGGCATCAAGACTTATGCCGACTTCGTCGCCCTGGCCCGCAAGGAGGGCCATATGGACTTCGGCTCGGGCGGTCCGGGCTCCATCGGCCACATCCACGGCGAGCTGCTGAAGAAGACCACCGGCCTGAACATGGTGCATGTGCCCTACCGCGGCGGCGCGCCGATGACCACCGACCTGATCGCCAACACGATTCCGCTGGGCATCGACGTGATCACCTCCTATGTGCCTTTCTTCAAGAGCGGCCAGCTGGTGCCGCTGGCGGTGACCGGCACTCAGCGCTCGCCGCTGATGCCGGAGGTGCCGACCATCGTCGAACTCAAGCAGCCCTCGCTGGTGCTGGAGAACTTCTTCGGCCTGGCCGGCCCCGCCAAACTGCCGGCCGAGGTGGTGGCGCGGCTCAACGCCGCCTGCAACGAGGTGCTGGTGATGCCGGAGATCCAGCAGAAGCTGACCGAACTGGGCATCGTGGCCAAGCCCGAAACGCCGGCGATGTTCAACGACTTCGTCCGGGATCAGGTGGCGGTGCTGGGGCCGACGGTCAAGGGTGCCGGCATCCGGCTGTAG
- a CDS encoding ABC transporter substrate-binding protein, which yields MTMTTATEPLLLRFILNTFYSGPQAWFFMADDRGYFEEEGLQVEFTEGDTLANAVPKLMGGAYDAGYGDMNALVEWASARPGETPVGVFALHNRSPYTIAVPASGALRQPADLAGRTLVTHPNDAAWRMFPEFCAACGIDPDSVKIEVSDLPHRAIVPLMLQGRWDGLFGFVNTIRAQTLEAGIAPDSTLRHFEWQHHVPSLYGAALMVTPVLRRDHPAAVAGLVRAVNRGLADTVADVDAAIEAVARRNPALDRRANRERLAGTLALEMAHPEGSTLGIGAVDTARLATTIELMARAKQLARPPRPEDLFDSRFLPPPSERVRSLA from the coding sequence ATGACCATGACGACCGCCACCGAGCCCCTGCTGCTGCGCTTCATCCTCAACACCTTCTATTCCGGGCCGCAGGCCTGGTTCTTCATGGCCGACGACCGCGGCTATTTCGAGGAAGAGGGGCTGCAAGTCGAGTTCACCGAAGGCGACACCCTGGCCAACGCCGTGCCCAAGCTGATGGGCGGCGCCTACGACGCCGGCTATGGCGACATGAACGCCTTGGTCGAATGGGCCTCGGCCCGGCCCGGCGAGACACCGGTGGGCGTGTTCGCCCTGCACAACCGCTCGCCCTACACCATCGCCGTGCCGGCATCGGGCGCGCTGCGCCAGCCCGCCGACCTGGCCGGCCGCACCCTGGTCACGCATCCGAACGACGCGGCCTGGCGCATGTTCCCCGAGTTCTGCGCGGCCTGCGGCATCGATCCGGACAGCGTGAAGATCGAGGTGTCGGACCTGCCGCATCGCGCCATCGTGCCCCTGATGCTGCAGGGCCGCTGGGACGGGCTATTCGGCTTCGTCAACACCATCCGCGCGCAGACGTTGGAGGCCGGCATCGCGCCGGACAGCACCCTGCGCCACTTCGAATGGCAGCACCATGTGCCCTCGCTCTACGGCGCGGCGCTGATGGTCACCCCGGTGCTGCGGCGCGACCATCCCGCGGCGGTGGCCGGCCTGGTGCGGGCGGTCAACCGCGGCCTGGCCGATACCGTGGCCGACGTGGATGCGGCCATCGAGGCCGTGGCCCGGCGTAATCCCGCGCTGGACCGGCGCGCGAACCGGGAACGGCTGGCCGGCACCCTGGCGCTGGAGATGGCCCACCCGGAAGGCTCCACCCTGGGCATAGGCGCGGTCGACACAGCCCGCCTGGCCACCACCATCGAGCTGATGGCACGCGCCAAGCAGCTCGCCCGCCCGCCACGGCCCGAGGATCTGTTCGACAGCCGTTTCCTGCCGCCGCCGTCGGAACGGGTACGCTCGCTGGCCTGA
- a CDS encoding MgtC/SapB family protein, giving the protein MTAFHNINLASLLDTLLSLSVAFVLGGLIGLERQYRQRTAGLRTNVLVAIGAAAFVDTANRLNGHDGAVHVMAYVVSGIGFLGAGVIMREEGNVRGLNTAATLWGSAAVGATAGADLIVEATLATLFVLAANTLLRPIVNAIARTPLDVASAEVTNTVYVIAAHGQQKAALAQLEEALGRENLHPRDLRVHAFGPEEIEIEATLAATSVDGEALDALVGRLAGFPGVRQAFWSPSTSD; this is encoded by the coding sequence GTGACCGCCTTCCACAACATCAATCTCGCCTCCCTGCTCGACACGCTGCTCAGCCTGTCGGTGGCCTTCGTGCTCGGCGGGCTGATCGGCCTGGAGCGCCAGTACCGGCAGCGCACCGCCGGCCTGCGCACCAATGTGCTGGTCGCCATCGGCGCGGCGGCCTTCGTGGACACCGCCAACCGGCTCAACGGCCACGACGGCGCGGTGCATGTGATGGCCTATGTGGTCTCCGGCATCGGCTTTCTGGGCGCCGGCGTGATCATGCGCGAGGAGGGCAATGTGCGCGGCCTGAACACCGCCGCCACGCTCTGGGGCTCGGCGGCGGTGGGCGCCACGGCGGGCGCCGACCTGATCGTGGAGGCCACGCTGGCCACCCTCTTCGTGCTGGCGGCCAACACCCTGCTGCGGCCCATCGTCAACGCCATCGCCCGCACGCCGCTGGACGTGGCCTCGGCGGAAGTCACCAACACCGTGTACGTGATCGCCGCCCACGGCCAGCAGAAGGCCGCCCTGGCCCAGCTGGAGGAAGCCCTGGGCCGCGAGAACCTGCATCCGCGCGACCTGCGGGTGCACGCTTTCGGCCCGGAGGAGATCGAGATCGAGGCGACGCTGGCCGCCACCTCGGTCGATGGCGAGGCGCTCGATGCGCTGGTCGGCCGGCTGGCCGGCTTTCCGGGCGTGCGGCAGGCCTTCTGGAGCCCCAGCACCTCGGACTGA
- a CDS encoding virulence factor: protein MKTDLALKWLGVSVAAAAALAFSTAASARVGLSIGIGVPGYVAPAYAAPVYVPPQPVYVAPPAPVYAPAPVSGYYGQPQPGYVVSAPAYAPPVYAAPVYAPPPPRPVYYAPPPPVYYGHPWGPPPGAWRRGW, encoded by the coding sequence ATGAAAACGGATCTCGCATTGAAATGGCTGGGTGTCTCGGTGGCCGCGGCGGCCGCCCTGGCGTTCTCGACGGCGGCCTCGGCCCGCGTCGGTTTGTCGATCGGCATCGGCGTTCCGGGCTATGTCGCACCGGCCTATGCGGCGCCGGTCTATGTGCCGCCCCAGCCCGTCTATGTGGCGCCGCCGGCTCCCGTCTATGCGCCGGCCCCGGTGAGCGGCTACTACGGACAGCCCCAGCCGGGCTATGTGGTCTCGGCCCCGGCCTACGCCCCGCCGGTCTATGCCGCGCCGGTGTACGCGCCGCCGCCTCCACGTCCGGTCTACTACGCCCCGCCCCCGCCTGTGTACTACGGCCATCCCTGGGGCCCGCCACCCGGCGCGTGGCGCCGCGGCTGGTAG
- a CDS encoding Spy/CpxP family protein refolding chaperone, which translates to MLKIPRPVLALVLVLATTCSHAQFGGGMGGGGMGGGGKGRGQRGGGSGDEAAAVVQPQSPAEAAARLRERLLDLRLLLRITPEQGPAWTGFSNAVWNLAGHPSVRPAPEPDGRASALEVFRLKADQAEENARRLREFSQAADRLYAAMTPEQRLTADAQFVGAMP; encoded by the coding sequence ATGTTGAAGATCCCGCGCCCTGTCCTCGCCCTCGTGCTGGTGCTTGCCACCACCTGCAGCCACGCGCAGTTCGGCGGAGGCATGGGGGGAGGCGGGATGGGCGGCGGGGGAAAAGGCCGCGGCCAGAGAGGCGGCGGCAGTGGTGACGAAGCGGCCGCCGTGGTGCAGCCCCAGAGCCCCGCCGAGGCCGCTGCCCGCCTGCGCGAGCGCCTGCTGGACCTGCGGCTGCTGCTGCGCATCACGCCGGAGCAGGGTCCGGCCTGGACGGGGTTTTCGAATGCGGTGTGGAACCTGGCCGGCCATCCTTCGGTGCGGCCGGCGCCGGAGCCAGACGGGCGGGCCTCCGCGCTCGAAGTCTTCCGCCTGAAGGCCGATCAGGCCGAGGAGAACGCCCGGCGCCTGCGTGAATTCAGCCAGGCGGCCGACCGGCTCTATGCGGCCATGACACCCGAGCAGCGCCTCACGGCGGACGCCCAGTTCGTCGGCGCCATGCCCTGA
- the pilB gene encoding type IV-A pilus assembly ATPase PilB — protein MAAIDALSKDSAPVALPGVGRTLIAAGLLSQKTAEDLVRKAAASRTNFIAELTGSGVVSAADLAHAVSAAFGAPLLDLSAIDPLRLPKDLLDIKICHDYRVVVLSKRSNRLIVATADPSDQEAAEKIKFSTQLGVDWVIAEYDKLSKLLETTGTSASEQLDNMVGSGGEFEFDEEPEALDPNATDNGNLAEVEDAPVVKFLHKMLIDAFNMRASDLHFEPYEHNYRVRFRVDGELREIASPPVAIKEKLASRIKVISRMDISEKRVPQDGKMKLKVGADRVIDFRVSTLPTLFGEKIVIRILDPSSARLGIEALGYEPEEKERLLQAIGRPYGMILVTGPTGSGKTVSLYTCLNLLNKPGVNIATAEDPSEINLPGVNQVNVNDRAGLTFAVALKSFLRQDPDIIMVGEIRDLETADISIKAAQTGHLVLSTLHTNDAPTTLTRMRNMGIAPFNIASSVILITAQRLARRLCPVCKQPHEVPRSALLDAGYTEEQLDGSWQPYRAVGCSACNNGYKGRVGIYQVMPVNEAMQEIILRDGSALEIAAQARRDGVRSLRESGLHKVRLGMTSLEEVLAVTNE, from the coding sequence ATGGCCGCGATTGACGCCCTCAGCAAAGACAGCGCCCCGGTCGCGCTTCCCGGCGTAGGCCGCACGCTGATCGCGGCTGGCCTGCTGAGCCAGAAGACCGCCGAAGACCTGGTGCGCAAGGCGGCCGCGTCGCGCACCAACTTCATCGCCGAACTCACCGGCTCGGGCGTGGTGTCCGCCGCCGACCTGGCCCATGCGGTGTCGGCAGCCTTCGGCGCACCGCTGCTCGATCTCTCGGCCATCGATCCGCTGCGCCTGCCCAAGGACCTGCTGGACATCAAGATCTGCCACGACTACCGCGTGGTCGTGCTCAGCAAGCGCAGCAACCGCCTGATCGTGGCCACGGCCGATCCTTCGGACCAGGAAGCCGCCGAGAAGATCAAGTTCTCCACCCAGCTCGGCGTGGACTGGGTCATCGCCGAATACGACAAGCTCTCCAAGCTGCTGGAGACCACCGGCACCTCGGCCTCCGAGCAGCTCGACAACATGGTCGGCAGCGGCGGCGAATTCGAGTTCGACGAGGAGCCCGAGGCGCTCGACCCGAACGCCACCGACAACGGCAACCTGGCCGAGGTGGAGGACGCGCCGGTCGTCAAGTTCCTGCACAAGATGCTGATCGACGCGTTCAACATGCGCGCCTCCGACCTGCATTTCGAGCCCTACGAACACAACTACCGGGTGCGTTTCCGGGTCGACGGCGAGTTGCGCGAGATCGCCTCGCCGCCGGTGGCGATCAAGGAGAAGCTGGCCTCGCGGATCAAGGTGATCTCGCGCATGGACATCTCCGAGAAACGGGTGCCGCAGGACGGCAAGATGAAACTCAAGGTCGGTGCCGACCGGGTCATCGACTTCCGGGTGAGCACCCTGCCCACGCTCTTCGGCGAGAAGATCGTGATCCGTATCCTGGACCCGAGCAGCGCCCGCCTGGGCATCGAGGCGCTCGGCTACGAGCCCGAGGAGAAGGAGCGCCTGCTGCAGGCCATCGGCCGGCCCTACGGGATGATCCTGGTCACCGGGCCGACGGGCTCGGGCAAGACGGTGTCGCTCTACACCTGCCTGAACCTGCTCAACAAGCCGGGCGTGAACATCGCCACGGCCGAGGACCCGTCGGAAATCAACCTGCCGGGCGTCAACCAGGTCAACGTCAACGACCGTGCCGGGCTGACCTTCGCCGTCGCGCTCAAATCCTTCCTGCGCCAGGATCCGGACATCATCATGGTCGGCGAAATCCGCGACCTGGAAACCGCCGACATCTCGATCAAGGCCGCGCAGACCGGCCATCTGGTGCTATCCACCCTGCACACCAACGACGCGCCGACCACACTCACGCGCATGCGCAACATGGGCATCGCGCCCTTCAACATCGCGTCCAGCGTGATCCTGATCACCGCGCAGCGCCTGGCGCGCCGGCTGTGCCCGGTCTGCAAGCAGCCGCACGAGGTGCCGCGCTCGGCCCTGCTCGACGCCGGCTACACCGAAGAGCAGCTCGACGGCAGCTGGCAGCCCTACCGCGCGGTGGGCTGTTCGGCCTGCAACAACGGCTACAAGGGCCGGGTCGGCATCTACCAGGTGATGCCGGTGAACGAGGCCATGCAGGAGATCATCCTGCGCGACGGCAGCGCGCTCGAAATCGCCGCGCAGGCCAGGCGCGACGGCGTGCGTTCGCTGCGCGAATCCGGATTGCACAAGGTGCGCCTGGGCATGACCTCGCTAGAGGAAGTGCTGGCCGTGACCAATGAATGA
- a CDS encoding type II secretion system F family protein gives MATAASRGIKDFVFEWEGRDRQGKPVRGELRASGENQVTATLRRQGVVPVKIKKRRMKSGKKIRPKDIAVFTRQLATMMKAGVPLLQSFDIVGRGNANPSVAKLLNDIRQDVETGTSLSGAFRKHPMYFNSLYCNLVEAGEAAGILESLLDRLASYMEKTEAIKSKIKSALMYPISVLVVAAVVVSVIMIFVIPAFKQVFSSFGADLPAPTLIVIAMSEFFVSYWWLMLGVLFGIFYFVRQAWRRSEKFQRNVDRWILKVPVFGPLIDKACVARWTRTLSTMFAAGVPLVEALDSVGGASGNAVYLVATEKIQQQVATGTSLTAAMTNANVFPNMVLQMSAIGEESGALDHMLAKAADVYEAEVDEMVAGLSSLLEPIIIVFLGTLIGGIVVAMYLPIFKLGQVV, from the coding sequence ATGGCAACCGCCGCGTCGCGAGGCATCAAGGACTTCGTCTTCGAATGGGAAGGCCGCGACCGCCAGGGCAAGCCGGTGCGCGGCGAGCTGCGCGCCAGCGGCGAGAACCAGGTCACCGCCACCCTGCGCCGCCAGGGCGTGGTGCCGGTGAAGATCAAAAAGCGCCGCATGAAGAGCGGCAAGAAGATCCGGCCCAAGGACATCGCCGTCTTCACCCGGCAGCTCGCCACCATGATGAAGGCCGGCGTGCCGTTGCTGCAGTCCTTCGACATCGTGGGACGCGGCAACGCCAACCCCAGCGTGGCCAAGCTGCTCAACGACATCCGCCAGGACGTGGAGACCGGCACCTCGCTGTCGGGCGCCTTCCGCAAGCATCCGATGTACTTCAACAGCCTCTACTGCAACCTGGTGGAAGCGGGCGAGGCCGCCGGTATCCTGGAATCGCTGCTCGACCGGCTGGCCAGCTACATGGAGAAGACCGAGGCGATCAAGAGCAAGATCAAGTCGGCGCTGATGTACCCGATCTCGGTGCTGGTGGTGGCGGCCGTGGTGGTGTCGGTGATCATGATCTTCGTGATCCCGGCCTTCAAGCAGGTCTTCAGCTCCTTCGGAGCCGACCTGCCGGCGCCCACGCTGATCGTGATCGCCATGAGCGAGTTCTTCGTCTCCTACTGGTGGCTGATGCTGGGCGTGCTGTTCGGCATCTTCTACTTCGTGCGCCAGGCTTGGCGGCGCAGCGAGAAGTTCCAGCGCAACGTGGACCGCTGGATCCTGAAGGTGCCCGTCTTCGGCCCGCTGATCGACAAGGCCTGCGTGGCCCGCTGGACCCGCACCCTCTCCACCATGTTCGCCGCCGGCGTGCCGCTGGTCGAGGCGCTGGACTCGGTGGGCGGCGCCTCGGGCAATGCGGTCTACCTGGTGGCCACCGAGAAGATCCAGCAGCAGGTCGCCACCGGCACCAGCCTGACGGCGGCCATGACCAATGCCAATGTGTTCCCGAACATGGTGCTGCAGATGAGCGCCATCGGCGAGGAATCCGGCGCGCTCGACCACATGCTGGCCAAGGCCGCCGACGTGTACGAGGCCGAGGTCGACGAGATGGTGGCCGGGCTCTCCAGCCTGCTGGAGCCGATCATCATCGTGTTCCTGGGCACGCTGATCGGCGGCATCGTGGTGGCCATGTACCTGCCCATCTTCAAGCTCGGCCAGGTGGTCTGA
- a CDS encoding Gfo/Idh/MocA family protein has protein sequence MRFRWGVFGTGAVSAKFIAGLRSARQAELGFVASRSLQRAQALVAAAGAGRAVEGYEAALSDPGVDAVYIATPPSEHLRHALMCIAVGVPVLVEKPFAATAEEARRIAEAARAGGVFAMEAMWTRFLPAAQALRAQLAAQAIGEPRLLTGNFCLSQRPEPGGIFDSRLGGGALAHLGAYPLSLGQWLLGTPEVVQAMATTGPGGVDEDAAFQLRYPGGAMASFCVSLRSWAPDAFRVSGTHGSIALRGAIVRPEGLDILRLPPRPAEEARFDLRARLRDARRAGEPDHALG, from the coding sequence ATGCGCTTTCGATGGGGAGTCTTCGGCACCGGAGCCGTCTCGGCCAAATTCATCGCCGGGCTGCGCAGCGCGCGGCAGGCGGAACTGGGCTTCGTCGCGTCGCGCTCGCTGCAGCGGGCGCAGGCCTTGGTGGCGGCAGCGGGCGCCGGGCGGGCGGTCGAGGGCTACGAGGCCGCGTTGTCCGATCCGGGCGTGGATGCGGTCTACATCGCCACCCCGCCGTCGGAGCACCTGCGCCATGCCCTGATGTGCATCGCGGTCGGCGTTCCGGTGCTGGTCGAGAAGCCTTTCGCCGCCACGGCCGAAGAGGCCCGGCGCATCGCCGAGGCGGCGCGCGCCGGCGGTGTCTTCGCGATGGAGGCGATGTGGACCCGCTTCCTGCCCGCCGCGCAGGCCCTGCGGGCGCAGCTGGCGGCGCAGGCCATCGGCGAGCCGCGCCTGCTCACCGGCAACTTCTGCCTGTCGCAGCGGCCCGAGCCCGGCGGCATCTTCGACAGCCGCCTGGGCGGCGGGGCCCTGGCGCATCTGGGGGCGTATCCGCTGTCGCTGGGCCAATGGCTGCTGGGCACGCCCGAGGTGGTGCAGGCCATGGCCACCACCGGCCCTGGCGGCGTGGATGAGGATGCCGCGTTTCAGCTGCGTTATCCGGGCGGCGCCATGGCCTCCTTCTGCGTCAGCCTGCGTTCCTGGGCGCCCGATGCCTTCCGGGTGTCGGGCACGCATGGCAGCATCGCCCTGCGCGGCGCCATCGTCCGGCCCGAGGGGCTGGACATCCTGCGTCTGCCGCCGCGCCCGGCGGAGGAAGCGCGCTTCGACCTGCGTGCGCGCCTGCGTGATGCGCGGCGCGCTGGAGAGCCAGACCATGCCCTGGGGTGA
- a CDS encoding prepilin peptidase: MSLPAELIVPAAVVLGLLIGSFLNVVIHRLPLIMERQWADEIAQAQAERDGPAAEPSSYRVEPEAETFNLVVPRSRCPHCGHQIRWYENLPILSWLALRGRCSSCKAPISARYPLVEAATGLVFGYCAWRWGLGWTTAAWCGFGAALIALAMIDWDTTLLPDGITLPLLWAGLIAATLQWTALPLADAVWGAVGGYLSLWLVYWGFKLLTGKEGMGYGDFKLFAALGAWFGWQALIPLILIASITGAIVGLVLKLRSGLRPGGYVPFGPFLSLAGLVGMVFSPAALLPLGGL, from the coding sequence ATGTCCTTGCCCGCTGAGCTGATCGTCCCCGCCGCCGTGGTGCTGGGCCTGCTCATCGGCAGCTTCCTCAACGTGGTGATCCACCGGCTGCCCCTGATCATGGAGCGGCAATGGGCTGACGAGATCGCCCAGGCGCAGGCCGAACGCGACGGGCCGGCCGCCGAGCCGTCCTCCTACCGCGTCGAGCCCGAGGCGGAAACATTCAATCTTGTCGTGCCACGTTCGCGCTGCCCGCACTGCGGCCACCAGATCCGCTGGTACGAGAACCTGCCCATCCTCAGCTGGCTGGCGCTGCGCGGGCGCTGCTCGTCGTGCAAGGCGCCGATCAGCGCGCGTTATCCGCTGGTCGAGGCGGCCACCGGCCTGGTCTTCGGCTACTGCGCCTGGCGCTGGGGCCTGGGCTGGACGACAGCGGCCTGGTGCGGCTTCGGTGCCGCGCTGATCGCCCTGGCCATGATCGACTGGGACACCACCCTGCTGCCCGACGGCATCACCCTGCCCCTGCTCTGGGCCGGGCTGATCGCGGCCACGCTGCAATGGACCGCCCTGCCCCTGGCCGATGCGGTCTGGGGCGCCGTGGGCGGTTATCTGTCGCTGTGGCTGGTGTACTGGGGCTTCAAGCTGCTGACCGGCAAGGAGGGCATGGGCTACGGCGACTTCAAGCTTTTCGCGGCGCTCGGCGCCTGGTTCGGCTGGCAGGCGCTGATCCCGCTGATCCTGATCGCCTCGATCACCGGCGCCATCGTCGGCCTGGTGCTCAAGCTGCGCAGCGGCCTGCGCCCGGGCGGCTACGTACCCTTCGGGCCCTTCCTGTCGCTGGCCGGGCTGGTGGGCATGGTCTTCAGCCCGGCGGCGCTGCTGCCGCTGGGCGGACTCTGA
- the coaE gene encoding dephospho-CoA kinase (Dephospho-CoA kinase (CoaE) performs the final step in coenzyme A biosynthesis.) — MRTLGLTGGIGSGKSTAAGLLAARGASIVDADALSRATTAAGGPAIPAIAQAFGPDFISADGALDRERMRRLVFEQPAARHRLEAIVHPLVRAATDAAADEARRAGAALLVFDVPLLVESGHWSDRVDRVLVIDCEVATQLARVLARSALDEATVRRIVASQASRIERRRAADFVVFNDGLDITQLDVALGAIARSMGL, encoded by the coding sequence ATGCGAACCCTGGGCCTGACCGGCGGCATCGGCAGCGGCAAGAGTACCGCCGCGGGCCTGCTGGCCGCGCGGGGCGCGTCCATCGTGGATGCGGATGCGCTCTCGCGCGCGACCACCGCCGCGGGCGGTCCGGCCATCCCGGCGATCGCGCAGGCCTTCGGGCCGGACTTCATATCCGCCGACGGCGCGCTCGACCGTGAACGCATGCGCCGGCTGGTCTTCGAGCAGCCCGCCGCCCGCCACCGGCTGGAGGCCATCGTGCATCCGCTGGTGCGCGCCGCCACCGACGCCGCGGCCGACGAGGCGCGGCGCGCCGGTGCCGCCCTGCTGGTGTTCGACGTGCCGCTGCTGGTCGAATCCGGCCACTGGAGCGACCGGGTCGACCGGGTGCTGGTGATCGACTGCGAGGTCGCCACGCAGCTGGCCCGGGTGCTGGCCCGCAGCGCGCTCGACGAGGCCACGGTGCGCCGCATCGTCGCCTCGCAGGCCAGCCGCATCGAGCGCCGCCGGGCCGCCGATTTCGTCGTCTTCAACGACGGGCTTGACATTACGCAACTCGATGTTGCGCTCGGGGCGATCGCCCGCAGCATGGGACTATGA
- the zapD gene encoding cell division protein ZapD, whose amino-acid sequence MILYEYPFNERIRTYLRLEQLFRRLGELVPREHPLDHHFALVSVFEIMDVAARADLKADVMKDLEKQKQQLDSFRGNPAISAGVLEGVIAQVDQCLASLTQLVGRAGQSLTENDFLMAIRSRAGIPGGTCGFDLPAYYAWQHQSATVRRHDVSNWASTLAPLAEAIYLLLKMLRDSGVPQKVMTQHGGFQQTLPQGRSFQLLRLRMDPASGLVPEISGNRLMVSVRLMKQEGDGRLHAAGEDAGFELSLCA is encoded by the coding sequence GTGATCTTGTACGAATACCCTTTCAACGAACGTATCCGGACCTATCTGCGGCTCGAACAGCTGTTCCGCCGACTGGGCGAACTGGTTCCCCGGGAGCATCCGCTGGACCATCACTTCGCCCTGGTCTCGGTCTTCGAGATCATGGACGTGGCCGCCCGCGCCGACCTCAAGGCCGACGTGATGAAGGACCTGGAAAAGCAGAAGCAGCAGCTCGACAGCTTCCGCGGCAATCCGGCCATCTCTGCGGGGGTGCTCGAAGGCGTGATCGCCCAGGTCGACCAGTGCCTGGCCTCGCTCACGCAGCTGGTGGGCCGCGCCGGCCAGTCGCTGACGGAGAACGATTTCCTCATGGCCATCCGCAGCCGCGCCGGCATCCCGGGCGGCACCTGCGGCTTCGATCTGCCGGCCTACTACGCCTGGCAGCACCAGAGCGCCACGGTGCGGCGCCACGACGTGTCCAACTGGGCCTCGACGCTCGCGCCGCTGGCCGAAGCCATCTACCTGCTGTTGAAGATGCTGCGCGACTCCGGCGTGCCGCAGAAGGTGATGACCCAGCACGGCGGCTTCCAGCAGACCCTGCCGCAGGGCCGCAGCTTCCAGCTGCTGCGCCTGCGCATGGACCCGGCCAGCGGCCTGGTGCCCGAGATCAGCGGCAACCGGCTGATGGTGTCGGTGCGGCTGATGAAGCAGGAAGGCGATGGCCGCCTGCATGCCGCGGGCGAGGACGCGGGTTTCGAGCTCTCGCTTTGCGCCTGA